A section of the Phycodurus eques isolate BA_2022a chromosome 4, UOR_Pequ_1.1, whole genome shotgun sequence genome encodes:
- the LOC133401926 gene encoding adenosine receptor A1-like: MELLWLYSLCQCIVSVAVIVVSVRLCMAVGGTAADVHGGSQGASPQHGSVSYCLCLCLGWVGAIGGALEIPVIVFLNSRTPQCLYTCITLVCCPLLVRLFTMCLLVLLTLDCHLQHHWPSRYSSLVTRQRALCVVLLCWMATILTSFGQFISSDILDRWGRMGQDQDTADLGLDSNWTTPLPSLTPLPKYPYERMVIGKHLPYGGFLSKFYMEDLRNFTYAEIHSSHWGVCAPDTILSPQFLVYVHGTAVFMLPLLFLLFLYLDLQCKNAKQFSQSDAPKYDYRRLRSLALSVSFLVLLCLPLQISHAVLLFTPSATLPSWVHAMAVFFFQLYGLVPQVLFTPPGKRESVKRAALALSAHLPEVSLSTGKSVHKALCEVANAASWASAKNSLKAKVYPEV; encoded by the exons ATGGAACTTTTGTGGCTGTACTCTCTTTGCCAGTGCATCGTCTCAGTGGCCGTGATAGTGGTGAGCGTGAGGTTATGTATGGCGGTCGGCGGCACAGCGGCCGACGTCCACGGCGGGAGCCAGGGCGCAAGTCCCCAGCACGGGAGCGTGTCTTACTGCCTTTGCCTGTGCCTGGGCTGGGTGGGCGCTATAGGGGGCGCGCTGGAGATCCCTGTCATTGTCTTCCTTAACTCAAGGACCCCGCAGTGCTTGTACACCTGTATCACTCTGGTGTGCTGCCCCCTGCTTGTGAGGCTGTTCACTATGTGCCTGCTGGTGCTGCTCACGTTGGACTGCCACCTGCAGCACCACTGGCCCAGCAG GTACTCCAGTCTGGTGACCCGTCAGCGAGCCTTGTGTGTGGTCCTACTGTGCTGGATGGCTACCATTCTGACATCATTCGGCCAGTTCATCAGCTCCGACATCCTCGACAGGTGGGGTAGGATGGGCCAAGATCAGGACACAGCTGACCTCGGGTTGGACAGCAACTGGACCACACCTTTACCCAGTCTTACACCTCTCCCTAAATATCCCTATGAGCGGATGGTTATTGGGAAGCACCTTCCGTATGGAGGATTCCTGTCGAAGTTTTACATGGAGGACTTGCGTAATTTCACTTATGCTGAGATTCATAGTAGCCACTGGGGTGTTTGTGCCCCAGACACAATCCTCAGCCCCCAGTTTTTGGTCTATGTCCACGGGACAGCTGTATTCATGCTCCCCTTGCTTTTCTTGCTATTTCTTTACCTCGATCTGCAATGCAAGAACGCCAAGCAGTTTAGTCAGTCAGACGCCCCTAAGTATGATTACCGGAGGCTCCGGTCTCTGGCTCTGTCTGTCTCCTTCTTAGTTCTGCTATGCCTGCCACTCCAAATCAGCCACGCTGTCTTGCTCTTCACCCCCAGTGCCACCCTCCCCTCCTGGGTTCACGCCATGGCCGTGTTCTTCTTTCAGTTGTACGGTCTCGTGCCCCAGGTTCTCTTCACTCCCCCTGGGAAACGAGAGAGTGTTAAGCGGGCAGCATTAGCGCTCTCTGCTCATCTTCCGGAGGTGTCGCTTTCCACAGGGAAGTCTGTCCATAAGGCCTTGTGTGAGGTGGCCAACGCTGCTTCATGGGCCTCGGCCAAAAACTCCCTGAAAGCAAAAGTGTACCCAGAGGTCTGA
- the rps19 gene encoding 40S ribosomal protein S19 yields MPGVTVKDVNQQEFVTALAAFLKKSGKLKVPDWVDLVKLGKHKELAPCDENWFYIRAASTVRHLYLRGKAGVGSMTKIYGGRNRNGVSPAHYSVGSKNVARKVLQALELLKMIEKDPNGGRRLTSQGTRDLDRIAGQVAAANKKTV; encoded by the exons aTGCCAGGTGTCACGGTGAAAGACGTCAACCAGCAGGAGTTCGTCACTGCACTGGCTGCCTTCTTGAAGAA gtCAGGAAAGCTGAAGGTGCCTGACTGGGTGGACCTTGTCAAGCTGGGCAAACACAAGGAGTTGGCTCCCTGTGATGAGAACTGGTTCTACATCAGAGCCG CCTCCACAGTTCGCCACCTGTACCTCCGTGGTAAAGCTGGCGTGGGGTCCATGACCAAGATCTATGGAGGCCGCAATAGGAACGGTGTGTCCCCCGCCCACTACAGCGTCGGATCCAAGAACGTGGCACGCAAAGTGCTGCAAGCCCTCGAGCTTCTCAAGATGATTGAGAAGGACCCCAATGG TGGTCGCAGACTTACTTCCCAGGGAACCAGAGACCTGGATAGAATTGCCGGCCAG GTTGCAGCAGCAAACAAGAAAACTGTTTAA